The Mixophyes fleayi isolate aMixFle1 chromosome 1, aMixFle1.hap1, whole genome shotgun sequence genome includes a region encoding these proteins:
- the ERCC8 gene encoding DNA excision repair protein ERCC-8, with protein MLGSLWSRRCGLDNPIRLSRAESTRRVLSLELNKDRDVERMHENGINTLDIEPVEGRYMLSGGADGIIVIYDLENLSKTSSFTCKALSTVGKSHPDVHKFSVETVQWYPHDTGLFTSSSFDKTLKIWDTNSLQLAEMFQFDGNVYSHHMSPLAAKHSLIAVGTKSPKVQLCDLKSGSCSHILQGHRAEVLSVCWSPRYDYILASASADSRVKLWDVRKATGCLITLDQHNGEKSKASSESANTAHNGRVNGLCFTSDGLHLLTVGTDDRMRLWNSASGENTLVNYGKVSNSSRKSIKFTVSVGCSPDFVFVPYDSTIVVYTIYSGEKISVLRGHYSDVDCCVFQPHFQELYSGSKDCNVLAWVPAMREADPDEGHGKSRSWAHLHPAFEDAWSSSDEEG; from the coding sequence ATGCTTGGCTCTCTGTGGTCACGACGTTGTGGCTTAGATAATCCCATTCGTCTTAGTCGTGCTGAATCTACACGGAGGGTGCTGAGTTTGGAACTAAACAAGGATAGAGATGTTGAACGGATGCATGAAAATGGGATCAACACTCTTGACATTGAACCTGTGGAGGGAAGATATATGCTATCTGGTGGTGCAGATGGTATTATTGTCATTTATGACCTTGAAAATTTGAGTAAAACCTCATCCTTTACATGTAAGGCGCTTTCTACGGTGGGCAAAAGTCATCCCGATGTACACAAATTTAGTGTTGAGACAGTTCAGTGGTACCCTCATGACACTGGATTGTTTACATCAAGTTCATTTGATAAGACACTGAAAATATGGGACACAAACTCGTTGCAACTAGCGGAAATGTTTCAGTTTGATGGTAATGTTTATAGCCACCACATGTCTCCATTGGCAGCAAAGCATAGCTTAATAGCAGTTGGAACAAAAAGCCCCAAAGTACAGTTATGTGACTTGAAATCTGGCTCGTGTTCACACATATTGCAGGGCCATAGAGCTGAAGTTCTGTCTGTCTGTTGGTCTCCAAGATATGATTACATTTTAGCTTCGGCAAGCGCTGACAGCAGAGTGAAACTCTGGGATGTCCGCAAAGCTACTGGTTGCTTGATAACTCTGGATCAGCACAATGGAGAAAAGTCAAAAGCTTCCTCAGAATCTGCTAACACTGCCCACAATGGAAGAGTTAATGGGCTATGTTTTACCAGTGATGGGCTTCATCTTTTGACAGTTGGTACAGATGATAGAATGAGGCTGTGGAACAGTGCTTCAGGGGAAAACACACTTGTCAATTATGGCAAAGTTTCAAACAGCAGCAGAAAAAGTATCAAGTTCACTGTTTCAGTGGGATGTAGTCCGGATTTTGTGTTTGTACCATATGATAGTaccattgttgtgtacaccatctATTCTGGTGAAAAGATAAGTGTGCTGAGAGGACATTACAGTGATGTGGACTGCTGTGTATTTCAGCCTCACTTTCAAGAACTCTACAGTGGCAGCAAAGACTGTAATGTATTAGCTTGGGTTCCTGCAATGCGAGAGGCTGATCCTGATGAAGGCCATGGAAAATCAAGGTCATGGGCCCATCTTCATCCTGCATTTGAAGATGCCTGGAGTAGTAGTGATGAGGAAGGATGA